Proteins encoded by one window of Candidatus Nitrosocosmicus hydrocola:
- a CDS encoding threonine--tRNA ligase, with amino-acid sequence MRILQLHVDYIEYFPVSKEITDAESLKFNEKQRLEDTVVILMSIEKGDEDTMIFDIVSEIKDYLEKIKAKSVLLYPYAHLSSNLESPKKAFELLIKIEKSLFQASSQSEITINRAPFGWTKTLEFKVKGHPLAENSRSFYRKDVIHTKSIEENKEFLDSCHDIDETEGVSEALKTEKNLRSDWYILDTMGNLVKHNEFKFDKSQKNLEKLLSYEIVKKRVVDEQPPHVKLMRKLGISDYEPASDSGNMRYYPKGRLLKSLLEQFVTRKVSDYGGLEVETPIMYDSHHPSMESYFNRFPARQYSIKSDHKELFLRFAACFGQFLMTKDFQISYKNLPLKLYELTRYSFRREKSGELVGLRRLRAFSMPDCHGFCRDMDQAKSEFIKRFHLSISVVEEIGLSTRDDLEMAIRFTKDFYNQNKQYVHDLVSNFGKPVLVEMWDERFFYFTLKWEFNFIDNLGKASALSTDQIDIENSERYGITFVDEDGDKKHPIILHNSPSGAIERVIFALLEKSAKLMREGKVPYLPLWLMNTQVRIIPIRDEFIPQCKEVLGVLKANSIRGDIDDRDDTLSKKIREAEIEWIHYVVIIGEKEVANNTISIRERLTKKNYSENITELVTLIRDQVKEKPFLPINLQEYLSKRPRIAS; translated from the coding sequence ATGCGAATCTTACAGCTGCATGTTGACTATATAGAATATTTTCCTGTTAGTAAAGAAATTACTGACGCTGAGTCTCTGAAATTTAACGAAAAACAAAGGTTAGAAGATACAGTTGTTATTTTGATGTCAATTGAAAAGGGAGATGAAGATACTATGATATTTGACATTGTATCTGAGATTAAAGATTACCTGGAAAAAATAAAAGCAAAATCTGTTCTCCTTTATCCTTACGCTCATCTTAGCTCAAATCTAGAAAGTCCAAAAAAAGCGTTTGAACTGTTAATCAAGATTGAAAAATCATTGTTCCAAGCTTCTAGTCAATCAGAGATTACAATAAATAGAGCACCTTTTGGTTGGACGAAGACTTTAGAATTCAAAGTTAAAGGACATCCGTTGGCAGAGAATTCAAGGTCATTTTATAGAAAGGATGTCATTCATACTAAAAGTATAGAGGAAAATAAGGAGTTTCTGGATTCTTGTCATGATATAGACGAGACTGAAGGTGTCTCTGAAGCCTTAAAAACAGAAAAGAATCTGAGATCTGACTGGTACATACTTGACACTATGGGTAACCTAGTCAAACATAATGAATTTAAATTTGATAAATCACAAAAAAATTTAGAAAAATTACTTAGCTATGAGATTGTCAAGAAACGAGTTGTTGACGAACAGCCACCACATGTCAAATTAATGAGAAAATTGGGGATTTCAGATTATGAACCAGCTTCTGATTCAGGCAATATGAGATATTACCCTAAAGGTCGCTTGCTAAAATCATTGCTGGAACAGTTTGTTACAAGAAAAGTATCAGACTACGGAGGGCTTGAGGTCGAAACTCCAATAATGTATGATTCTCACCATCCATCCATGGAAAGTTATTTTAATAGGTTCCCGGCCAGACAGTACAGTATTAAATCAGACCATAAGGAGTTATTCTTACGTTTTGCGGCCTGTTTTGGCCAGTTCCTGATGACAAAGGATTTTCAGATATCCTACAAAAATTTGCCCCTTAAATTGTATGAACTAACACGTTACAGTTTTAGAAGAGAAAAGAGCGGGGAACTAGTTGGTCTGAGAAGATTGAGAGCTTTTAGTATGCCCGACTGTCATGGTTTTTGCCGAGATATGGATCAAGCCAAATCAGAGTTTATCAAAAGGTTTCATTTGTCAATATCGGTTGTAGAGGAAATTGGTCTTTCAACAAGGGATGATTTAGAAATGGCAATAAGATTTACCAAAGACTTTTACAATCAAAATAAACAATACGTTCACGATTTAGTATCAAATTTTGGAAAACCGGTTTTAGTAGAAATGTGGGATGAAAGGTTTTTTTATTTCACATTAAAATGGGAATTTAATTTTATCGACAATCTTGGTAAAGCATCGGCACTATCTACGGATCAAATAGATATAGAGAACTCTGAGAGGTACGGTATAACATTTGTGGATGAGGATGGCGATAAAAAACATCCAATCATCCTACACAATTCACCAAGTGGCGCAATTGAGCGAGTAATTTTTGCATTACTTGAAAAATCTGCCAAGTTAATGCGGGAAGGCAAAGTTCCTTATCTTCCGTTGTGGCTAATGAACACTCAGGTAAGGATAATACCGATAAGAGATGAATTTATACCGCAATGTAAAGAGGTCCTCGGGGTGTTAAAAGCAAATTCCATACGTGGGGATATTGATGACAGAGATGATACGCTCTCCAAAAAGATTCGAGAAGCAGAAATAGAATGGATACACTATGTGGTAATTATAGGTGAAAAGGAGGTTGCAAACAATACAATTTCCATAAGAGAAAGGTTAACTAAGAAAAATTATTCAGAAAACATTACAGAATTAGTTACGTTGATAAGAGATCAAGTTAAGGAAAAACCGTTTTTGCCAATTAATTTACAAGAATACTTATCAAAGAGACCAAGAATTGCTTCTTAG
- a CDS encoding arginase family protein, whose product MDLLTNLEVFFTKPENTSAGCNFCDIPIPVTFDMANVAILGAPIDITTTFGKTTSLGPYAIRTTSTKQIETFIYEKNIEIFKKALIYDLGDIKSEDSKFAKIKDLDRISSFWNDFDEKISNILDILTISNKLPVILGGEHTITYPIFKKLSKDKPLLLHFDAHRDMKSIYEGMTMCHTTPFFHLIENGYLKGENLVQLGIRQGDANENQFALRNEVTTFDAWDCNNNLDRVKIWLRENTRNRKIYVSFDIDVYDISYLPCTGTPEPYGLNPFQILDLINSIDSSARLVGVDFVETGFKNNDFREGAIATQTLLRILGSTFMPPLK is encoded by the coding sequence TTGGATCTTTTGACAAACCTCGAGGTTTTTTTTACTAAACCTGAGAATACCTCCGCTGGCTGTAACTTTTGCGATATACCAATACCAGTTACGTTTGATATGGCGAACGTCGCAATTTTAGGAGCTCCCATAGATATCACGACCACTTTTGGTAAGACGACTTCTCTAGGGCCTTATGCCATTAGAACAACATCAACTAAACAAATTGAAACATTCATTTATGAAAAAAACATTGAAATCTTCAAGAAGGCCCTAATATATGATCTAGGCGACATTAAATCTGAAGATTCAAAATTTGCTAAAATAAAAGACCTAGATCGGATTTCTTCATTTTGGAATGACTTTGATGAAAAAATATCAAACATATTGGATATACTAACCATTTCAAATAAATTACCAGTTATACTGGGAGGAGAACATACGATTACATATCCTATTTTTAAGAAACTGTCTAAGGATAAGCCTTTGTTACTCCACTTTGATGCACATAGAGATATGAAATCAATTTATGAAGGAATGACTATGTGTCATACAACTCCTTTTTTTCATTTGATCGAGAATGGATACCTAAAAGGAGAGAATCTTGTACAATTAGGGATTCGACAAGGGGACGCTAACGAAAATCAATTTGCGTTGAGAAACGAGGTTACTACGTTCGATGCTTGGGATTGCAATAACAACTTAGACCGAGTAAAGATTTGGCTAAGGGAAAATACTCGCAACAGAAAAATATATGTCTCTTTTGATATCGATGTCTATGATATTTCATACCTGCCATGTACAGGTACACCCGAACCTTATGGCTTGAACCCTTTTCAAATTTTGGACCTCATTAACAGTATTGATTCATCGGCTCGTCTAGTTGGAGTAGATTTTGTAGAAACAGGATTTAAGAACAATGATTTTAGAGAAGGCGCAATCGCGACTCAAACCCTCTTGAGGATACTTGGTAGTACGTTTATGCCACCATTAAAATAG
- a CDS encoding DNA-directed DNA polymerase I — protein sequence MSSEKKGKEYYLRKIPEDTPCLLLSSFYVGEKKSVFLKFYNPSDYQVYFWSEYFFQNAATHKHQPYCFVKKEFASEANRIVDEDKARYTIQTVKKLDDILDEEIEILKILAPDPLAIGGTDNSFREKVTSWEADIKYHESYLYDIGLIPGAFYKRIGNSLVFHEFSIPKGVDQYLNSLFTSNNFQNTFSNNEYDKFLLKWSRLLNQPIPNIKRLALDIEVDSEEGRMPTARDHDRIITAVGLSGSDGLKKVYVLKRGSESEVTSLDQSIEICETEKEMLLKVFELLKDYPIVLTYNGDDFDLPYLYARSQDPRIDPKNGSPIEKDLVPIVIKRESFIKRGIQADPVTLQNGIHIDLFRTFQNRSVQNYAFSHKYSEFTLRAISEALLEDTKIEFEGSISDLSIQKLAEYCLKDADLTFRLSSFNDNLLMKLIIIIARISRMSIEDITRFGVNQWIRSMMFFEHRQQNIIIPRRDELLQKGTSSTTAIIKEKKYRGGLVVEPELGIHFNVVVVDFASLYPSIIKVHNLSYETVNCPHGECKGNQLNHIEGTSHWICRKKRGMTSILIGTLRDLRVNYYKNLSKDNTLTKEDKQLYSVISQAIKVILNATYGVMGAEIFPLYCLPVAEATAAIGRTTTMRTIKKCNEDNVKVIYGDTDSLFLKNPSNERLSSISNWAKQELGVDLEIDKRYRYVVFSALKKNYLGVLEDGTVDVKGLTGKKSHTPPFIRKAFYEILNVLKEVFSEKDFTNAKIKIKKVVHSLAEDLEKRNIPLEELSFNVMINKSPEKYGIKSTSIGNRTISLDGKAKDFNNVKGVPQHIKAAKQLVELGKDLKAGDIISYVKTRTLDGVKPVSLVNKSEVDNEKYLETMEATFDQVLSSLNLNFKSIIGKPRQSNLDELFWS from the coding sequence TTGTCATCGGAAAAGAAGGGAAAAGAATACTATTTAAGAAAAATACCCGAAGACACACCCTGCTTGCTTCTTTCTTCCTTCTATGTCGGAGAGAAAAAATCCGTTTTTTTAAAATTTTACAACCCATCTGATTATCAAGTCTATTTTTGGAGTGAATATTTTTTCCAAAATGCTGCAACTCATAAACATCAGCCATATTGTTTCGTAAAAAAAGAGTTTGCGTCAGAAGCAAATAGGATAGTTGATGAGGATAAGGCCAGATATACTATACAAACGGTAAAAAAACTGGATGATATCTTAGATGAGGAAATAGAAATTTTAAAAATCTTGGCTCCGGATCCACTTGCAATTGGAGGAACCGACAATAGCTTTAGAGAAAAGGTGACCTCTTGGGAAGCAGATATAAAATATCATGAAAGCTATCTTTATGATATAGGGTTAATTCCAGGAGCCTTTTACAAGAGGATTGGGAATAGTTTAGTATTCCATGAATTTTCTATCCCAAAAGGGGTTGACCAATACTTGAACTCTCTATTTACTTCAAATAATTTTCAGAATACCTTTAGTAATAATGAATATGACAAATTTCTATTAAAATGGTCACGTTTGCTTAACCAACCTATCCCTAACATTAAAAGACTGGCCTTGGATATTGAGGTTGATTCCGAAGAAGGACGAATGCCTACTGCCAGAGATCATGACCGAATCATAACTGCAGTCGGATTATCGGGTTCAGATGGCTTAAAAAAGGTATATGTTCTCAAAAGAGGATCAGAATCAGAAGTGACCTCTCTGGATCAGAGTATCGAGATTTGTGAAACCGAAAAGGAAATGCTTCTAAAAGTATTCGAATTGCTCAAGGATTATCCAATTGTATTGACTTATAATGGCGATGATTTTGATTTACCTTACCTTTACGCAAGATCACAAGATCCCCGGATTGATCCCAAAAATGGAAGTCCCATAGAAAAGGACCTTGTCCCCATAGTAATCAAAAGAGAATCTTTCATTAAACGTGGAATTCAAGCAGATCCTGTTACACTTCAAAACGGGATTCATATTGATTTATTTAGGACCTTTCAGAATAGATCTGTTCAAAACTATGCATTTAGTCATAAATATTCTGAATTTACACTTAGAGCAATTTCTGAAGCACTATTAGAAGATACAAAAATTGAATTTGAAGGCAGTATTAGTGATTTGTCTATTCAAAAGTTGGCCGAATACTGCCTTAAGGACGCTGATTTGACATTCCGGCTGAGCTCATTTAATGACAATCTATTGATGAAATTAATAATAATAATCGCTAGGATATCGCGAATGTCAATTGAAGATATTACAAGGTTTGGAGTAAATCAATGGATCCGATCCATGATGTTTTTTGAGCACAGACAACAAAATATTATTATTCCAAGAAGGGATGAATTACTACAAAAGGGTACTTCTTCTACTACAGCAATTATCAAAGAAAAAAAGTATAGAGGAGGACTAGTTGTAGAACCTGAATTGGGGATTCATTTTAACGTTGTCGTTGTTGATTTCGCTAGCCTATATCCTAGTATTATCAAAGTACACAATCTGTCTTACGAAACGGTTAACTGTCCCCATGGAGAATGTAAGGGTAATCAGCTCAATCACATTGAAGGAACGTCACATTGGATATGTAGAAAGAAAAGAGGCATGACATCTATTCTAATAGGTACTTTGCGGGATCTAAGGGTCAACTATTACAAAAATTTGTCAAAGGATAATACCTTAACCAAGGAAGACAAACAGTTGTACAGTGTTATTAGCCAAGCAATAAAGGTGATTTTAAACGCTACTTATGGAGTTATGGGGGCAGAGATATTTCCCCTATATTGTCTGCCCGTAGCCGAAGCAACTGCGGCCATTGGAAGAACAACGACAATGAGAACTATAAAGAAATGCAATGAAGATAATGTTAAGGTTATTTACGGTGACACAGACTCTTTGTTTTTAAAAAACCCTTCTAACGAAAGATTGAGTTCGATATCAAATTGGGCAAAACAAGAATTAGGAGTAGATTTGGAAATAGATAAACGGTATAGATATGTCGTTTTTAGTGCATTGAAAAAGAATTATCTTGGTGTCCTTGAGGATGGGACCGTTGATGTTAAAGGATTAACCGGCAAGAAGTCGCATACGCCTCCTTTTATTCGAAAAGCATTTTATGAAATACTAAATGTCTTAAAGGAAGTCTTTTCAGAAAAAGATTTTACTAATGCAAAGATTAAGATCAAAAAAGTGGTACATTCCTTGGCAGAAGATCTAGAAAAAAGGAATATTCCACTGGAAGAGTTAAGTTTTAACGTAATGATTAATAAGTCACCAGAAAAATATGGGATTAAATCCACTAGTATTGGAAACCGCACTATTTCATTGGATGGAAAGGCAAAAGATTTCAATAACGTAAAGGGAGTTCCCCAGCATATCAAAGCAGCCAAACAATTGGTAGAATTAGGAAAGGATCTAAAGGCCGGAGACATTATTTCTTATGTGAAAACTAGAACACTAGATGGCGTTAAACCGGTATCTTTAGTAAACAAATCTGAAGTCGATAATGAAAAATATCTGGAAACTATGGAGGCAACATTCGACCAGGTGCTCTCCTCATTAAACTTAAATTTCAAATCGATAATTGGCAAACCAAGGCAATCGAATCTAGATGAACTTTTTTGGAGCTAG
- a CDS encoding alpha/beta fold hydrolase, producing MSLVFNQQNIDKEKMEFVEVLGYNIRILRFEKKASSKTIILLHGLGASIERWSELWPFLQNYNVIVLDLIGFGYSDKPLIEYTVDFFVKFLEELFTKLQVKNPIIIGSSFGGQLVLEYSLKHRDFFEKIVLVSPAGTLERPTYVLSQYIFSGLYPTLENVQNAFQMMANNPNYLVDENTVKDYINRMRLPNSKYALISTLLAMRRDQTLQKRLVEIAIPTLVIWGSEDTTIPVENLEYFKQMPVVETHIMEGCGHTPYVEKPKEFYEIIKKFIES from the coding sequence ATGAGCCTAGTATTCAATCAGCAGAATATAGACAAAGAAAAAATGGAATTTGTCGAGGTACTAGGATATAATATTCGAATTTTGAGGTTTGAAAAGAAAGCATCAAGTAAAACGATTATCTTGTTGCATGGATTAGGTGCATCAATAGAAAGATGGTCAGAATTGTGGCCATTTTTACAAAATTATAATGTCATTGTACTGGATCTTATAGGATTTGGTTATAGCGATAAACCATTAATCGAATACACAGTGGATTTCTTCGTAAAATTCTTAGAAGAGCTATTTACGAAACTACAAGTCAAAAATCCTATAATAATTGGGTCTTCATTTGGTGGTCAATTGGTATTAGAATATAGTTTGAAGCATAGAGACTTTTTTGAGAAGATAGTTCTAGTTTCTCCAGCTGGGACGTTAGAGAGGCCAACATATGTCCTTAGTCAATATATTTTCTCTGGTCTATATCCCACTCTTGAAAACGTGCAAAACGCCTTTCAAATGATGGCTAACAATCCCAATTACCTTGTCGACGAAAATACAGTAAAAGATTATATCAATAGAATGAGGCTTCCTAATTCTAAATATGCATTAATTTCGACCCTACTTGCCATGAGAAGGGATCAAACCCTACAAAAAAGGCTGGTTGAGATTGCAATTCCTACTCTAGTAATATGGGGTAGTGAAGATACAACTATTCCTGTTGAAAATTTGGAATATTTTAAGCAAATGCCTGTGGTAGAGACACACATTATGGAGGGATGCGGTCACACACCCTATGTTGAGAAACCTAAAGAATTTTACGAGATAATTAAAAAGTTCATAGAATCTTAA
- a CDS encoding AbrB/MazE/SpoVT family DNA-binding domain-containing protein, with amino-acid sequence MSDSNENDNNGGNNNVKKTIEKTAEFQQDMMRQFSNFQYNAFQNMFSSLQGFTNYNAMFKTNVQSGGRISIPEAERQALGIEEGDLVQVIIIPLARKQKSVNKNH; translated from the coding sequence ATGAGCGACAGCAATGAAAATGACAATAACGGTGGTAATAATAACGTGAAAAAAACTATCGAAAAGACGGCTGAATTTCAACAGGATATGATGAGACAATTTTCAAATTTTCAATATAATGCTTTTCAGAATATGTTTTCATCACTCCAAGGATTTACTAACTATAATGCGATGTTTAAAACAAATGTTCAGAGTGGAGGTAGGATTTCAATACCAGAGGCAGAAAGACAAGCTCTAGGGATTGAAGAAGGTGATTTAGTTCAGGTAATCATAATTCCATTGGCAAGAAAACAGAAATCAGTTAACAAAAATCATTGA
- the phaC gene encoding class III poly(R)-hydroxyalkanoic acid synthase subunit PhaC, which produces MTKTFIDYYLNECIKFVNKPENFSKMSEMKRLLSDIEKIETGTTEYEIIKETSLYRLLHYKSTKERAYKYPLLIVYALINKSYILDLQPNKSWVKNILDQGINVYLLDWKSPGKFDKFTTIDDYVNLFIYECVELVKNIENIDKVSLQGYCMGATMSLIYTSLHQKNVKNLITIAPVVDTEKDKTVIKNMAQHMDIDKVLSHYENFPYELLYSTYASLKPFKQGVSKYINLFENLKDENFIQNFLRVEKWLYDTPPIAGETFRQWIKDIYQKNLFSKNKLVIGENRINLANIKVPLLNLVADQDHLVSPDCSVSLNSLVSSTDTNLMRFSTGHVGLIASGYSQNVVLPKIGNWIKIH; this is translated from the coding sequence ATGACTAAGACCTTTATAGATTATTATCTTAATGAATGCATAAAATTTGTTAATAAACCAGAAAATTTTAGCAAGATGTCTGAAATGAAAAGGCTCTTGTCAGATATTGAAAAAATTGAAACAGGAACAACTGAATATGAAATCATAAAGGAAACAAGCTTGTATAGATTATTGCATTACAAATCCACAAAAGAACGTGCGTACAAGTACCCTCTATTGATAGTATATGCGTTAATCAATAAATCCTATATTCTCGATTTGCAGCCAAATAAGAGCTGGGTTAAGAATATTTTGGACCAAGGTATCAATGTATATCTGCTCGATTGGAAATCACCAGGAAAGTTTGACAAATTTACTACAATAGACGACTACGTCAATTTATTTATCTACGAATGTGTGGAATTGGTAAAAAATATCGAGAACATAGACAAGGTTTCCCTCCAGGGATATTGTATGGGTGCAACAATGTCGCTAATTTACACTTCTTTACATCAGAAAAATGTCAAAAATCTAATTACTATAGCACCTGTTGTAGATACCGAGAAGGACAAAACAGTAATAAAAAATATGGCTCAGCATATGGATATCGACAAAGTGTTATCTCACTATGAAAATTTTCCTTATGAGCTCTTATACAGCACCTACGCATCCTTAAAACCTTTCAAACAAGGAGTTAGTAAATACATAAATTTGTTTGAAAACTTAAAAGATGAAAATTTCATTCAAAATTTTTTGAGAGTTGAAAAATGGTTGTACGATACACCTCCGATTGCAGGTGAGACTTTCAGACAATGGATTAAGGACATTTATCAGAAAAATTTGTTTTCTAAAAACAAATTAGTCATTGGTGAGAATAGAATTAACTTAGCTAATATCAAAGTCCCTCTGTTAAATTTGGTGGCAGACCAGGATCACTTGGTTTCACCCGACTGTAGTGTCTCATTAAATAGTCTAGTATCAAGCACTGACACGAATTTAATGAGATTTTCAACAGGACATGTTGGTCTAATTGCTAGTGGATATTCACAAAACGTAGTTTTACCAAAAATAGGTAATTGGATAAAAATCCATTAA
- a CDS encoding phage integrase family protein, with translation MSSSIITSDDVGIEKSPHSLSPYQKFMYALNSKESKRQYPKRLQRFLDFINISSGSIEDNCNLFYEKLERKEDSTSWLENELFKFFSLQNQRVESGEISTETIKNYLKPIKRFCEMNRVNVNWKIISKGIKKGIRYSNDRPPSIEEIRKLIQYPDRRVKPIVLVMISSGIRVSSWSYLTWGDFTPIFRNETLIAAKLKVFNTKTKRYYNTYVTPEAYQSVKEWMDFRASFGEKIEPNSCIIRNLWQIKSQRYANYLGLAKHPKKMSSTGIRVLINDAWKIQGLREKRIPKEGEFNFRKYDVKSVHGFRKFFETECQKVMRELIVSMLMSHDTGIVQHYLRPKEDDILAEYQKAIPLLSINQDENTLNEKVKELEEQNKTSIYVIKGKMEEKDEKVKELEEKYQTMNNILQNLLKSISSVDESGKQTIVKQLIENGVFN, from the coding sequence ATGAGTTCATCTATTATTACTTCTGATGATGTAGGAATAGAGAAAAGCCCGCATAGCTTATCACCATATCAAAAATTTATGTATGCCCTGAACTCGAAAGAATCAAAACGCCAATACCCAAAAAGATTACAAAGATTTCTTGATTTCATAAATATTAGTTCTGGATCTATTGAAGATAACTGTAATCTATTCTATGAGAAATTAGAACGAAAAGAAGACAGTACTTCATGGCTTGAAAACGAATTATTCAAATTTTTCTCTTTACAGAATCAGAGAGTTGAAAGTGGAGAAATATCTACAGAAACCATCAAAAACTATCTCAAGCCCATTAAAAGATTCTGTGAAATGAACAGAGTCAACGTTAATTGGAAGATAATATCAAAAGGGATAAAGAAAGGAATTAGATATTCCAACGATCGACCACCCAGTATAGAAGAAATCAGAAAGTTGATTCAATATCCCGATCGCAGAGTTAAACCTATTGTTTTGGTTATGATTTCCTCAGGAATCAGAGTTAGTTCGTGGAGTTACTTAACTTGGGGAGACTTTACTCCAATATTTAGGAATGAGACCTTAATAGCTGCAAAATTAAAAGTTTTTAATACCAAAACAAAGCGATATTATAATACATATGTTACTCCAGAAGCATATCAATCTGTAAAAGAATGGATGGACTTTAGAGCGTCATTTGGCGAAAAAATAGAGCCTAATTCTTGTATTATACGTAACCTTTGGCAAATAAAAAGTCAAAGATATGCAAATTATCTAGGACTTGCAAAACATCCTAAAAAAATGAGTTCCACGGGAATAAGAGTTTTAATCAATGACGCTTGGAAGATTCAAGGTTTAAGAGAGAAACGAATACCTAAAGAGGGAGAGTTCAATTTCAGAAAATATGACGTAAAGAGTGTACATGGATTCCGTAAGTTCTTTGAAACCGAATGTCAGAAAGTCATGAGAGAACTTATTGTATCGATGCTCATGTCACATGATACCGGAATAGTTCAACACTATCTAAGACCAAAAGAAGACGACATTCTGGCTGAATATCAAAAGGCAATACCACTTCTGAGTATAAATCAAGATGAAAACACTTTAAATGAAAAAGTCAAAGAACTTGAGGAACAAAATAAGACGAGTATATATGTTATAAAAGGAAAAATGGAGGAAAAGGATGAAAAAGTCAAAGAACTTGAGGAAAAATATCAAACGATGAATAATATTTTACAAAACTTACTCAAATCAATTTCTTCTGTAGACGAATCGGGAAAACAAACTATAGTTAAACAATTGATTGAAAATGGGGTGTTCAACTAG
- a CDS encoding DUF5678 domain-containing protein, translated as MHFDTLTNDDENAKLQRLNDNFIWFYSNYDSFKKEFQNQYVAVKDRKQIDNDTNLDTLMKRLDLKDYDDSIAIEFIDN; from the coding sequence ATGCATTTCGATACCCTAACAAACGATGATGAGAATGCGAAATTACAGAGATTAAATGACAACTTTATTTGGTTTTATTCAAATTATGATAGTTTTAAAAAGGAGTTCCAAAACCAGTATGTGGCAGTAAAAGATAGAAAACAAATAGATAATGATACAAACTTGGATACTCTTATGAAAAGACTAGATTTGAAGGATTATGATGATTCAATTGCTATTGAGTTTATAGATAATTAA
- the thiC gene encoding phosphomethylpyrimidine synthase ThiC: MVTQLNSAKRGIITEEMKQVAKDEEVDINFILKHVANGSIIIPKNIARKQLIKPTGIGKGLKTKVNVNIGTSTLYQNIEEEISKANIAVKYGADTMMDLSDGGDLDIIREKLLDAASTITFGSVPIYQAYGHGVEKYKNPLNITEDDFLNAFEKHAKDGVDYTTIHSGITLEIAKRIMNVKRHAGIVSKGGTITAAWMLKYNKENPYYEHYDYLCEIAKKYDVTFSLGDALRPGSILDSHDELQISEMINVSRLAKIAYENDVQVMVEGPGHVPLNEVAANVRLAKSLIGDIPYYVLGPLVTDIASGYDHIASAIGAAISASEGVDLLCYLTPAEHLGLPSGDDVKEGLIAYKIAAHAGDLVKNRERAIKWDIEMTEARRTLNWEKQLSLSIDPEKAKDIHYRNTGQHPGNNVPCTMCGGACVYLMLPQQRKYSKQMEEDTKNTN; encoded by the coding sequence GTGGTTACCCAACTTAACTCAGCCAAGAGAGGGATTATAACTGAAGAGATGAAGCAGGTAGCAAAAGATGAGGAGGTTGATATTAATTTTATTTTAAAGCATGTGGCAAATGGTTCTATTATAATTCCAAAAAATATAGCAAGAAAACAGCTTATCAAACCAACAGGTATAGGAAAGGGTCTAAAAACAAAGGTTAATGTAAATATTGGTACATCTACTTTATACCAAAATATTGAAGAGGAAATTTCAAAGGCCAATATTGCAGTGAAATATGGTGCAGATACAATGATGGACCTTTCTGATGGAGGTGACCTAGACATTATAAGAGAAAAACTGCTCGATGCTGCATCAACTATTACTTTTGGTTCTGTACCTATTTACCAAGCATATGGACATGGTGTAGAGAAATACAAGAATCCACTTAACATAACAGAAGATGATTTTTTAAACGCATTTGAAAAACATGCAAAAGATGGAGTAGACTATACAACAATCCATTCTGGAATAACACTAGAAATAGCAAAAAGAATAATGAATGTCAAAAGACATGCAGGTATCGTATCCAAGGGCGGAACTATAACTGCTGCGTGGATGTTAAAATATAATAAAGAAAATCCATATTATGAGCATTATGATTATCTTTGTGAAATTGCTAAAAAATATGATGTTACCTTCAGTCTGGGTGATGCATTAAGACCTGGCTCCATACTTGATTCCCATGATGAACTACAGATATCAGAAATGATAAACGTTTCACGATTAGCTAAAATTGCGTATGAAAATGATGTACAGGTAATGGTTGAAGGTCCAGGTCATGTACCATTAAACGAAGTAGCTGCAAACGTACGATTAGCCAAATCACTTATTGGAGATATACCTTACTACGTGCTAGGACCGTTAGTTACTGATATAGCATCAGGGTATGACCACATTGCAAGCGCAATTGGAGCTGCTATATCAGCTTCTGAGGGTGTTGATTTACTTTGCTATTTAACGCCTGCCGAGCACTTGGGACTGCCAAGCGGAGATGATGTGAAAGAAGGTCTAATTGCTTATAAGATAGCCGCTCATGCAGGTGATTTAGTAAAAAATAGAGAAAGGGCAATAAAATGGGATATCGAAATGACTGAAGCAAGAAGAACACTCAATTGGGAAAAGCAATTGTCTTTATCGATTGACCCCGAAAAGGCAAAAGATATTCACTATCGGAACACTGGCCAGCATCCAGGTAATAATGTTCCTTGTACTATGTGTGGAGGAGCATGTGTTTACTTGATGTTGCCACAACAACGGAAATACAGTAAACAAATGGAAGAGGATACAAAAAATACAAACTAA